gtacaaaaaaatataacatatgTCTGTGTTTCCTCCAGGTGATGAACCTGCAGATGCACCTTGACAATGTGACGTCTTTCATGGATGAACATGAGGAGAACATGCATGACCTTCACTACCATTCCAggtaatactactactactacacgcAAGAGGACATTGTGTTGGTGAACAGTAACCTTTGATGCCTGATCCCTACCATTACCTTCACCTTATCCTAAGTTAAATTATAGCTTTAACCCTAAAGTCAACTCTTAAGTAATGATTAACCTTGTGGGGACCAGAGATTTTGTCTCCGATGGGAGGTGAGTCCCCACATGTGACATTGTGAACAGATGTCTCCACAACACAATGaatatataatgtgttaataaacacacacacacacacacacacacacacacacacacacacacacacacacacacacacacacacactagacatgCAGGTATAGAAAGACAGAGCATTATCATTCAGGAAAAGTAAAAACAGACACTGTTACCATCCTCAACCGTCCCTCTTTAGGTACTATGAGAACCGGACAGGTGAGCGTTTCTCTGCATTGGATGGTCGTCTGAACTCCATCTCGATGGAGATCGACACAATCTCCTCCAGCATCAACGCCACCGTGAGCCACGTCCAGAGCATGTACAAGTACATCAACATCGAGAGCTCGTCCTGCCAGAGTCGCATGGGCAGACACACTGAAGATCTACAGGTAGTAAACACAAAAGATTTCTTTCCTCTTGCTTATGTATCCATCGACAAATACACAGGTGAGAGCTGTAGTCCTGCACAGTGAGAGAttatatgtttaaatgttttatagtAAACCATATAGTACCATACTTgaaaagtattatttttttattttttaaacctcCTATATAAGAGCCAGGGGACCTTACCATGGATAAACTTCTAATGTGTGTGAGCTCCTTAAATGTAAAGTTGTGCAGCTGGAGCTCTGATACTTCaggacaaaataataaaaagatagCTATAGCTAGCAAGTATCTTTGATTTGTTCGTTAAAAATGCTCATGCACTTTTTCTTGATATTATTGACAGCGATGACATATCACTTAGCTTAAATGTTAGCTAAGATGATTTAtaatttttgacatttttccttaCTTTATTTTAGCAGATTTCTCTTTCCCTTTGTCATTCATCAACTCTGATggttctttgtgtttgtgttcctaCGCATTTTCTCATTTTGCTCCTTATCTTTATCCTCACATCCTCCTTCTCATATGTGCAGAACCTGAACAACACTGTCTTGCTACTCCTCCACTTGGCCGACACACTGAGACAGCAAAACATGTTGTTGAATGTCCGACTGGACGTGGACGTCAGGAACCTGTCCATGGTGATGGAGGAGATGAAGCTTGTGGATGTTCACCATATCCAGCTCATAAAGAACTTCACTATAGTAAAAGGTACAGTAGATGTTGCCATATATGCAAtgtgcactttattttttaacttaacCTCACCGTCATCCTTAATAGGTGCTCCTGGAGTACCAGGCCCCAAAGGGAACCGTGGTGAGACCGGCTCAAAAGGACCCATGGGACTGACTGGGAGCAAAGGCGACCGAGGCCCTATAGGAATCCGTGGAACGGCCGGAGAGAAGGGTTCTCCTGGGCCCAAAGGAGCACCAGGTGAATCGGGCCCCAGTGGCACTAGAGGGGCAGTAGGAATCAAAGGAGCTAAAGGGTCTCTTGGCCCGCCAGGACCAGCTGGTGAGAAAGGCCAGAAAGGTGACCTTGGCCCCTCAGGTATGGAAGGCCCCCCAGGAGCCACAGGTGCTCCAGGGATCCAGGGTCAGGCAGGATTACCAGGCATCATTGGGCCTCCAGGAGCAAGGGGGAAACCAGGGCCAGTAGGGCCAGCTGGACCACCTGGAACCCCTGGACCTCCAGGTTTGCCGTACCCCCATGTCCGAATCAACACCCAGCAGTGGACCGTGACTCCTGCTGCCTAAGAGACAGTAGAAAGATGGACGAAGACGTGAACTCAGAGGTGATTTGTCCGGTACAAAAAGAATTATTGACAGATAGATGAAGGAATATCATCCATTGTGAATCATCTATTTTTATGGGATTATGCAAGACGATCGAGATTGATGCGACAAATCAAATTCAAGATGGCGCTTTGAAGGAGGTATTCCCCTGATATTATGACATGGCCACATAAAATGACCCAAGAGGAAGGTCGAGAAAATGGAAAACAGAATTGAACTGTTTTTGAAAAGTGAGAAAGAAGAAGGCCAGAAATGGACTGTGTTTGGACAGAATATGAACAATGGTGGAGAAAACTGCCACAACATGTGTCTCATTACTACTTTTGATGAGTGTTTCCTTGTAAACAAAAGTCAAAGAAtaccaaaatacaacaagttTGATCCATATATGATGATATAGTATGAGAGTTTACCAGAATTGAAACTTAGATGATGAGattaaaaggaataaaataacACATGTATTATTGAAGTCTTGCCTAGTTGAATGTACTGGAAGCGATGAAAATATTTGAGGTTGTTGTCAAGCCACCAAAGTCTCTTGGGGAATAATAAATAGGAGAGCTGTGAACCACAGATTTGGACTAAAGTATTGGTGTTTTTCCCTCCAGACTACTCAAAGGTTTACATTCCCATGCACTACTATATGGGCACAGAAAATATATCTCTTTGTTTGTTGCATTATGTACACATTGCCACATCCCTTTCTAATGGCTGGCACTTTATTGGTTCTTAAAGTGTGAAAACTTTTACAGGCATTTCAGAGCAGGTACTCTGAAGACAATTCTTTTATCTTCTGGGCAAAGCTGTCCTTTTATGATAAGGGTTTAAATGAATGGCCTCTGAATTTGTGCTCTGATTACCTTTGCAAcatttgcttttgttgttgctgtaagaGTGAAGAAAGTAACTCTATCGTTGATTCCCGTTGACACGATTGTGAGACCATTTTGGGAAATGGCGCTTTTAGTTCCTTGAGAAGATGGATACCACTGTACCTTATAAAAGTGGTATTAATCTTGTTATCTAACTCatggaaagaaagcaaataagcatatttcacaaaatgtgaaCTATTCCTTGTAAGAGGTATGAAGGCTAGGAAGGTCATGACACTCATTTACCACATAAATGAATAACAATGTTTTGTATGAAGTAATAAACTATAAAACACCAGACTATTAACACTTTTGATAGCAGAATAATGACGTATACAGTAAGAGGTTTTAGGTTTTATGATACATACATAATAACCTTTTATATTACATCAAAAACGTCTTACAAAAAGGGGAACGTACTATTTTTGTAAACCTGTGTGTTGTAATGAGATGCGACTGGCTTGCATCGAACTTCAATAAAGCTTTTTTAACACTCGTTTTTGTAAGTGTCTTACTGTACTTCCATAGCAGAATGCTATTGGTGCCCTGTAAGGGGAAAAGGAGTAGCTATTAATTCAAAACACATGTGAAACCCCTCCCATTAGCTTTTGAGGTTTGCTTCCACTGACTCGAAGATGTTCGATTGTCTAGATTTACACTGTAGCTTTACATTAACATAGGTACTTGAAAAACAGCTGATAACCTCCTTGCAGCAGGCTGCCCTGATCTCCTGCCGACTAATATTTTCACATTTCCCTCTCATTCTCGGTGCTGGAACATGACAGGCTTGTGGGATGTTAGGAACCTGATCTCCAACAAAAACTTCCTTCAAGAATCCACCCTAATCCCGTATTCCTGCAGTCCCTACAACTGCATATGAGCATGGAACATTTGCCCTAAATCATTGGCTTTTTTCACCTCAGAAACCTGAAGCAATGGCGTAATATCGCTGCTCTTTCTGATCTATGAAGCAGGAAAATATGGCTAATATAAAATACAGGATTAGATTTATAGTCTACAGGTCAGAATATTTGAATGCTTTATTCACACGTCAGACCATTTCTCTGCTTGTGGTGAGGGAGACCTCCTGCAGAAAAAATATTCCCACATGTGGAGCCATAAATCACCAGGACTGTGGCTAAACTGTTGGACAGGGCACAGTATAACAGATGTCACCACATGCAGCCACAAGAGAGAAAGCAAAGAGACAATGGAAGAAAGAGTAGGAATTtatagaaaatgtgaaaaagagaaggaCAGGACTTTACATTCACTAAAACCCCAAAGACCAATGACTAGGGATTGACAAAATATCAAATATTTTCTTCAAATATGATTCTGCAGCCCTCACTATGCATATAGGTTACCTCTCTAGCTAATTATTAATGTGAAATTTTTTAGTGTGAAAAACCTTTCGTGTCATGAGATCTACATCTTCCCACGCTACTTTAGTGCGTAATTTCAACACTTTAtcttatgaataaaaaaaaaatgttctgccatctttgttgtagCTCAAAACTAAAGAGTCTCAGATTTAAATGTGTATTCAAGATGTGGAAACAAGACTCCAACTGAATTCTAATGTTGCTCAGTGTCTACTGGATGAACTTATTAACTTGGGTAGTgtacttttgtgtttgtatctggTTTTTTATCATGTTGGTTTATTGCATGGTTTTAGTACATGTTTTTACGTGTATGTTTTAGTGTGTGGAGTTAACAGATTTAACCAGGCATGTATTTTACAGccatttttgcctttaactctgACAAACTCAAATTACTAATTACTAATGGCTATTACTAATTATTTTCTTGGTTCATCAATTTTGTCcgcaactcaaagatattccgtttactgtcatagaggagtaaagtaactagaaaatattcacatttaagaagctggaatacGAAAATActcttttttcataaaaacaaaCGTACAACCTTTCCAAATCCCAATATTGAAGATTTAGTTAGGCTAATCCTGATTCCATACTACATCGTGTCTTGATAATTCATTCCTATCTTCTCAGTGCCTTTTCCAGCCTCAGCACCATGCAGATCATATCAGTTACAGCAACATGCAGTGATTCATGTTTCAGATTGTCAGCCCGTCATCAAACTGAGGTTCACTTGAATAATATGGGAAAAGGGGGCTGGGAACCAAGGCCTGTTTAAATTGGCAGGAATTGCTTGCTAATTTCGGTTAGCTGTGTACACCACATGCTTACTACTTAAAAGGTATATTTGAGAAAATTACCAGTGGTcactggagttttttttttgaaaggagcttaattattgtttttctacGTACTATAATGGCTCAGCATCTCTaatgttctaaaaaaaaaaaaaaagttctggtGTCATCTTTTGGGTGAAAAAAGCAGCAGTGTGTTTTTTATCGTGGGTTTTAAAATGGCTTAATTAACCTGAAGGTAGTATGATTACTTTGAAACTACAGCAGCGAATGAAGTTCAAACATCAAATTCTCCGACATGGACAGAGCGAAAGAGAATGAAAGGAAGTGAAGTAAAAATGTGTGAAGAGTGTGGGCATGGTGTGCTAAAGCTGTGGTGAAAGACACCAGGCTGAGCCAGCATAAACCCAAAGGCCAGATGTGCTTTCTGGAACCTCTACCAGACTTTCCCAGGTGGAACATATTTCACTgcttcatgtactgtatgtgtaatttTCCCACCCCAGAGGCTTAGCAACAGGCTGAAAACTCTAACttcataatttatttttctcagtCATTAATGACCGGGATGTAacacctctctccctcttttccacATGAACACTTCGATGTTGATTGGCTGTGAAGTGGATTGAGTAGCTGTGATGTACTGTAATGAAGTAATGGTTTGCACTGCACAGGGCCAGTGCTTTTTGCTAACTTAGTGATGTGAAGTCATGCCTGCACATGTCTGAGATGAGATGATGAGTGAGCGTTTCATTTCACATAAATTTCATTCATGTTTAGATGGTGTTTGTCACAAAAATGCCTGAATGGTTTTATTGCACCATTAACCCATACAGTCTGATTAACATGGTTATAAATGGGGATCAATGGATACTGATTTTTGAACTCGACCAATATTATCAGCTATGGCTCTTTGTTCAGTCTTTCggttcaccactttggtccagaataAAATATCTGAACAATTATTTGATGGATAGTCAGGAcatttggttcagacattcatggtccaaAGAGGATGAATActactgactttgatgatcctCTGCCACCTTGAGGTTaacatttgtgattttgagtgaaatgtcttgacaaccATTGgatgccatgaaatttggtgcagacattcatgtccccctcaggattAAGTGTAAAACCTTTGGTGAACCTTTATTTTTCATGTTACGCCAtaatcaggtcaacattttacattacacaatacttgactcatgaccaaatacctgcaaaattaacggcattcccatcagcctctgctgtactttgtgtttcatTCTAATTAACaaaagctaacatgctaacacatgaAACTAAGATGTTGAACATTGTCATTGAGAGCATGTTgacatgctagcattagcatttagGTCAAAGTAAACCCTTACAGAGGCAACagaaaatgttaacatttaCTTCCTCACATTTTCAGCTTTTATTCTctttagcttttgtgtttgtgttgtagcttttgtatttgtgttgaaccgtctcAACCACACTAGGAGGGGCATCCGGCGTGGGAGACGCcctggatgtcaggctttatcccagctaTGTGCATACGTTGACCCGGACTACCAACTTCCAGACTTTGGCCTCATGATGACAACTGAGCTATCTCTGAGCAAATTCATTCCACTGTTGTGCAaatgaaagctccagaaaaaaaattgtaaatggACTTTGATTAAAGATTATCCAAAGTCAAAATTGAACTTCCACGAGCTTTAACAGTGTTGTCACTCTTAAAACTCTCAGTAGATGACAAGAAAGCATCATCCTAAAGGAACACTACGCAGTTTTCCAAATTGATGTGTTCTTCCATGCCAAAAGCAAACGTGTGTAACACTTTCCCTTTTCACAGCCTCTCAATTCATACATTTTGaccttttttattccttttgtgGGCGTGTTTATTTTTAATAGTCATTGACTGCTCTGCTTAACTTTTTTATTAGGAACAACAGCACTGGCAACTAAACCCTTCACCTCTGCAGTGTTCGTACCACTCATTAAAATAAGAACTTAGTAATGCAGATCAATACCTTTTTCAGCTTTTCTCTTCTTATCTTTTAGTTTCGATTAAAATGTACAGCTCTCCATGCAGAATAGGCCTAATTGAATTATCTTgatatttttatactttatattgCTTGCTTTCTCTCAGCCTTCTGTCACTTTGATTCCCAGGTCacattgtgtaattttagtCATGATGACATTAAATCTGTCAGGTGTGGATGGTGGCACAGAGAGTAATTACCTAACCTggaccagcacacacacacttacacatatgcacataaacacacaatttGAGACGTTAGCTAACCGTCGACTTGACAGGCCCCCAAAGAGCTCATTACGTAGACAGCTGTAAAAACACACTTGGCCTTTCACTCTGACTCAGGTAAccattattctgtgtgtgtgtgtgtgtgtgtgtgtgtgtgtgtgtgtgtgtgtgtgtgtgtgagaaagtgggGATCACACCTGCTGCAATTTGTGTAGTGAGTCAGCAAGtaactgaaaacaaataaagtctttgGGCCTGTGATTGAAATGCACAAATTGTGAAATTGTGATTGCAATGGTGAGGCTCAGGGTCAAGTACAAGCTCAAGTCCTTACACCTAAGAGACACAATAGGGTAATTTATCAATGTTTTCCAAAATGAATATTTAGTTTGGGCAAATACAATAAATTACGTAAAGAAGGGGGGAAAACCTTTTCAAAAGTCAAAGAACTTATTCTGGGTTGCTGTTATCCACAGGTTGGCTGCACACTGGCGTTACTCATTGTAGTTTCAAGATATTGACTTAAAAAATGGCATAGACAGGCCTTTTGAACCCCTTGAGTCACACAGCTTGAGACAGTATTTCTGTTGGCAGTGACTTCAGCGAGGAGGGTGAGGACTCGCTCAGTGCACGACAGTGTCTGTAGACAGACGATGGAGGAACAGTCTGAACCCTGTTTGTGTCACTACTGAGGTACTTCACAAGCTTTCCCTTGAAGTTGGGAAAACAGGAGTCTGGTCATGGGTGTATCACGTTAGAGCAGAACAGATGTATTAAGTCTACAAATCatcacagtttttttaaatgattactaCTCACTCTCTTTGCATTAGCCTAGGCTAGTGATTGACTAGTCTTAGCATAAAGTCTGAACGTTAGGGGGAAACTAGCTCGCCAGCTATCTAGGTTCTGTCAGAAgcctaccaacacctctaaCGTCGGCTGTAACAGGTTTCATTTGTTAAATtggtacacaaacagaaaagtaGAAACAACATTGAATTAGGTCCTGTAGGCTAACCTTTTCCTAGTTGCTAGTTCCGGCATGTATGCTAACTCCCTCTAACACCGTTTTGCttgtgtatggattaaacaCATGAGATATGTTAATTTGTGAGTTTTGAAATGTCAGCAGGGCGTAGTTTTGAACgttagagagagacagctgtgttccccttgtttccagtcttaatTAACTTCCAGTCTTActtaatgctaagctaggctaattccCTCCGTGCTCTATACTTAACGTGCAGACATGAGAGTAGTATCATTTTCCTGAGCTAAGTCTAAGAAAGCTAAGAAGCATTTTCTCATACCATTTTCGTATACCTTTTTAACGTAAAGGTTTAACAGCTTTTATGAGATTGGTCAGCAATTTGATCCGCCCAAGACGCATGAAGTGACACTGTCTCACTGTAATGTGAAGTGCAGCCGCAGCAAGAAGCACCAGTGCTCCCTAAACTGCAGCCACACTGTCCACAACATTGACgtctttttacttttgtctagATTTCACTGGCTGAATGTCTGTTTTACGCGTTATTATAGATCCCatgtaacttctaggcaagacccgccctacgaagcagctcgattggttggggttaggcattgacctcgagtggttaaggttaggatagccgattggtcaggggataggacctgaccAAATCGGGTTACCTTACGTAAGCAGTAGTGtctgaatgctattgaagggcgggtcttgacTAGAAGTttcgtgggttccataataacgcctgTTTTACTGACTCCtctgtatatatgtaatatattgtatatgtatgcatCTGGGTGGAAACATAGTGTCAATATGATGGCgtgctggtaaaaaaaaacaacaacataaatgcACAAAATAGCAGCTTCCTCCAGACACTGAAGTTATTTCAATAACTAACTCAACATTTCATACAGAAACTAAATTAAAGTATTatatgtttgtttgctttgcatggcagcaggggaaaaaaatgaggtCTTGTATTATTATAACCATGTGTTTGGAGTGAAGCTGCAGCCCAATGAGGAAGATTAGACTGTCACCAGCTGGAGAACACTGGCTGATTTGTTttccttcattttattttcGGCACATTGATCCAACGTGTCCCGTATTGGCTCCAGAAACTGTTGTGTGAACTGGTTCCGTTTTTAAATGCTTATTTTAGTAAGGCTAATTCCAATAAAATGCTGCGTCGCAGTTGAAGCCTGGCGAGAAATCGTAATGAGTAACACATCGGAAGCATAAATCAGAAcattacacaacacaacacaacacaacacatgtgcagccgacatatttaaataaaaatgtccatttTATATACAATAGAAAAAATGATAATTCTAGAGTATTGTAATAAACGCagctttgttatttttgttttgcctttttctACCGATATGAAAATAAACAGCCCAACAGTCGAAACCTTTACTTTGAAAAACTCATGACTAGTTCTGTATCAACATTTCCACAAATAAGTTTAAAGATGTTCAGTGTAAGCACTCTTTGGATTTAGTCATTAAGGTGGAAACTGGTCATCTGAACTCGTCTTTTGCAATCTGAGATGTTTTGTTAATGAACTACATTTGCCATCTTTGTTCTCCAGCTTTGCCAAACAACCAATTTGAATGTAATAGCTAAAAGCTCCGGGTCCTGGATATTGTCATTGCAATTTAGCAGCAATGTGATGGTGGTCTTGTTGTGGGTTGGTGGGTTTTTCTCTCATTGCTTTTTCTTGTTCGGAAAAGAGTGTATACGAGTTAGGGCCCATATGGCAGACAGCTGTGGTAACCGAGAGGCCGAGCCGCGACAACATTAAAAACCAGTCATTTGgttattgaaataaaaacatatttctctTCTACTTTGCCATTCTCTATAAACCTTCTTCATCTCAGTCACAAAATACTTTCAGTTTCATCGATCAAAAGCAATTTTAACAATAGTTTAAACCACACATCAGGGACTGTGGAAAAAATACAATTGTATGTCACCATCTCACTCCACATTTCAgcaataaaaatgttcaaaaatggTCAATTATGTTTGGTATCACCACAGACAATCAGTTCAGTAAGGCTGCTGTGGCTTTAAACACAAGAGACCTCTTTATCACTTATTATTAACAACCCTGTCCGATGGGGAACTAAGGCTTATATCCATTTATGCTCTTTTCAAAGCCACCaaactcctttgacaaaaacagtaattttacctcacAGGACATGGGAGTTGATGGTCTACCACTGCCTCGATCGACAAAGTTTCAAAGGAGTCTGATGAATACAATAGATAAACAGCTTCAGTTCCACATCCGAAAGGGCTGTTTGACGGAAAGTTAAAGCTGttaaaaatattctaaatatagcgtacacttgaATTGATATTGATTGTTTTAGGAGGAcctttttttaggtggctaaaaaaacatttagctgctgccctcatccacagcagtacattgcttagctttgGCCGGGGGCGTGGCGaccaccatctactgtaggtcaTAGCTCGTACAACCCAACTTCAATAGATCcaaactttttgttttgttttctattttttttttttcaaggtgtataataattaaaacatggCGTGTTTCTTTAAAAACTGCACCCAACACATGACCctgtacagacacacagtcggacCCTTGGTTAACCCTCATCCAGTGTTTTTGGGAGGAGCTGCAGTATGAAATCCTCTCCTCATTTCCCTCCATGTGTTAAGAATAACAGAAGTGCAGCTGCTCAAATCACTTAACTCTGctctccccttctctctgttttatttcaagtgaaGCAGTGCCTCGTTCATTCAGCACAGCAGCTCTGTCACAGGAGGGATTTTGGCCATTACAAATGTTAATAACTTCTTCCCTGTATTATGTAACTAGGCTCCATACACTGCCATACATCTGGGTTCTTCCATACTGTATTTCTGCCCTCACTacacacattaaacataaacattagcAGAGACACACATGTGCATGAAATTAGTTGGTTTTCTGGGTTTCATTTGCAGATGTAGGGAACAAAAAAGGGAGCAAAACAAATCGATGTGTGCTTAATAACATCACTCATAATTATGTGATATAATGACTCTTGGTGACAGATTTACGGCATGTTCCGTCTTTGCAAAGAATACATCTGATGGTTTTAGTTCCTGACCAACAACATGTATATTCTACACTTGTCTGAAtttgttgtccaaaaaaaacaaatgttcatACCAATTTTGAATCTGTTTAAACAGTTTGACTTGTGATTCATTACAGATGGTTTTGGAGGAAAGAACCAGAGGGAAAAAGTTAAAACCATACATACGAGTTTGAAGTTCATCCCCTGCTTGCATGGAGTCATAGGAATGTcttaaaaaagtataatataataaatctgttaaatattaagaaataaaaggaaataa
The Sander vitreus isolate 19-12246 chromosome 18, sanVit1, whole genome shotgun sequence genome window above contains:
- the scara3 gene encoding scavenger receptor class A member 3 → MKDNYGGYENQLFKEEDFTGEEEMPSFRGRSRGGCMRCQQSHSLQLAVKVLYGFVAFLIITVAVLASLVFRKVDNLSEEESVYHNTITRVQQRIEGLSSTSNCSGCLDVTLYSEEISRLKREFEDIQKMILGQEQVLDQASQTQTTLKTTSNRLTRDMQNHLMSIKLLNQSLERYLDRVEGWKDVIEETEEKMKMLAEDQYDIKATAQQVNTTVALSTMWIDALQRKADEETLVLQKLTTDWQDYSRVLSTIKSNTSSTTQTMRFLQNNIIADHQRIAMATEMYYDLTQQVMNLQMHLDNVTSFMDEHEENMHDLHYHSRYYENRTGERFSALDGRLNSISMEIDTISSSINATVSHVQSMYKYINIESSSCQSRMGRHTEDLQNLNNTVLLLLHLADTLRQQNMLLNVRLDVDVRNLSMVMEEMKLVDVHHIQLIKNFTIVKGAPGVPGPKGNRGETGSKGPMGLTGSKGDRGPIGIRGTAGEKGSPGPKGAPGESGPSGTRGAVGIKGAKGSLGPPGPAGEKGQKGDLGPSGMEGPPGATGAPGIQGQAGLPGIIGPPGARGKPGPVGPAGPPGTPGPPGLPYPHVRINTQQWTVTPAA